GCATGGAGGAGCAGGGGAGGTGCCGTGGAAGGCTGGTGGTGGCGTCGTGGGCTGTAGGAGGCGGATCTAGGCCGtcgtggtggtgcggtggcgtggACTTGGCTAACGGCGctacggggagaaacccgtgcgtgTAGAGGCGCTACGTGGTGAGGCTAGGGAGGAGCTACGGGTGGTGAGTTCTATGAAAGTGGTCTAGTACAGTGTGAGGGGAACTCggtggtggtgcttggtggagTAGGGGCTAAGCTGCGGTGGCACAAGGGTGGAGAACCCATGCgttgagacccatttcgggttgctCGCATGCGGTTAAGGGAGGAGCTACCAAGGGGCTTCGACGGTGGGGTTTGGTCGCCAACGTGAGGGGAAGCTGGTGACGTGGTCAGTGACACCGCACGGTGGCGCACgactgcttgagggaggagatcgagTAAGCTAGAGAGAGGGAAGACGTGGCTgagcggaaggagagagagggagaaagggaaagtgaggggaaatgaaagtttttgggatttaaatccaaccattcatcataagtctctaaatttgatccaatggtaaaaatttaaatactaatttaaattaatttaaaatagataatcaacatataaatatcatatcataaataaattattaaatttaatttataaaatactaatttttcatcattaaataaatgataaaattttgttaaatatttttaagaaagtaaactatataaagaattaaaattttaacataatttaaataatattcttaattaattaaattaggcaaacgtcccttgccTACtactagtgtgtgtatatatatatatatatacacttctatatatatattaatgaactGCATGCTGATCACCAATTAGGGGGATCCAATCTTAACGTGACGGATAGATATATTTCACCTACAAAATAAGTCGTAATTCGTGTTGCCATATATGCACTGAAAAGCAAGCGTcctaaaaaaaggaaaaacaaattaaaaacaaaagcaataGAAGAAATTACCGGCGCCATTGCAGCGAGCGAGGGtccaaaaaccctaattccGTATCAGACACACGATCGATGCCCCACTATTGCACGTTGAAAGCAGCTGAAGACGACTTTGATGCCAAACAAAATAGGGGTAGGACGATGCGCGCAGTGGGGTATAAATCATGAGGCGGCCGTGTTCTTAGCATGACTAATTGAATTGTCCTTTATTGGAGAGAACCGAGtgctcctagctagctaattcaCTCCACGTGACATTGCAAATCATGTACGTAACTAATTAGATCAAATCAATGCATGGGCGTACGTACTACTGTGCGTACCTTTTGAAACCCTAATGTTTTGAGatgggaaaaaattaaaaaaaaaaccctaattaaGCCCTAGTGGCCGGAATTACCGTAACAAGAGAAGAAGGATTTTCgtgttttataaattcaaatcaGCTCGTACGTAGTCCATGCCGTTAAAACCCTAGTTCTGACCATCCATTGTCAATATTATCTAAACTTCACATGCATGCAGCAACATGGTTGTATAGATAGCGCTAGCTAGCTTTTAAAACCACCGGCtaaaggtacgtacgtacatgaatTCCAAACTGCTACCTCTTTCTAATCAATAAGttatttttgatgaatataatGTCTGCCCAAAAAAGataatcaataaattatttgaatcacCATTACCTGAAAACAAATATGACATGGTCAAAGCACCAGGAATGTATGTAAGGTCTAAGCCATGGTCAGGAGAAACAGTTTTAGCACTCCTAGACTATACGTACGTACTGTGGAAATGACGATATATATAGCActgtttttattcttaatttgtttCTGGATGCAGCTTGCCGATGGATCATCGAGGATTCAAGCtgctagtagctagctagcacaattggtagatatacatatataattcacAACCACGTACTGGCTGCATGGCCGGCAGATTCAATTTTTCATCTATCACGGAGTAGTAATGCCGCCATCCAAGCTGTTGCGGTCCAATTATAAACCTTAAAACTCCAAACATTCAATAAAGGCGTAGAAGTAGGGGCTAGCCACTCTAGGACCACACATTGATCATCTTAAATGACTGATaaaaaaaggcacaaaaagGAGGAAattaaaggaagaaaagaaacaaagagataATTAAAGATAACTAATACTCATCATAAAATAAGAACTTTCAAGTAAAagcagaaaatataaattaatggtattatatatatatatatatatatattctttggcaaaaaaaaaaaaaaaaaaaaggcttgggATCTTGGCCATCATAGAACTTTTCTTTAATTGGGTGCCATGCCAACAATTATAACTAGGCAACACATGACTCAGGTCATGCCTGTGGTCACTTCATGACCAGGGTATCATGGCATGAATAGAATGAACTAACgtatgaaattaaataattgtCACAATGACTATTCCATCCCAATCCTTCAATTGAATCCAAACAAGAACGAACTGTACTGGGTGGAAAGCTGGCACTTAAGGCTGAAATATTAAATGTATGGAAGATGAAAGCTAGATATGAAATATCATGAAGAGCAGCAAATTAATGCAGGTTCAATATTCAAGGCCGACCACGTGCCCCACTGGATGGGTTACAAGGTCTGGGTGGAAATAACAATCCTGTCCTACGAATCAGGAACATATATGTCCTCAAGAATGAACCAAACCCTACTTTGAAATTACATCAGACAGTAGCATGCTTGATCAGCCAGCCACAAATTACCCCACTATATATGCATTATATGTGTGAGAGTGTAAGTATATGGTGGTGGGGGCTGTATAGCACCAGAGAAAAGAAATTCAGTACTGTGATTGTGGTCCCTTGTGTTTCACATGGTTTGGACAAGATCAAACATCACCCATCACGatcttataataatatgaaCGAACCGCTGATATTGGCCTTACTTACTAATGGCTGAGATCGATGAGTACTTAATTGCGAGGAAGCATTAATGGTACTGTTGATAAGCAGTACTCTACTGAATTTTATCCTTTCGTAGGAGAATAttgtaacaaataattaattgaggTAATTCATGCAAGCGGACAATGTTTGTCAGTACTGTAGAATTTCCTATCACACATGCTGGTTAGGAACAAACGTCCAGGATTTAGAAGGCTGAAAGATCAGTTTGTAGAGAGAGATCGATCGATCACATGCGTGCACGAGTAGTACTGATCTTCTTTTGCAAACTCTCATGTGATGAAGTTAATTAATGTTGTTCTAATTGGAGTGGGATTTATATTTACAGTGGCATTTTGTCATGATTCGAAGCTTTCATCATACCAACATATGATAGCATGTTTTCCCGGCCGGCCAGTTACTTGCAATAACAGCGTTAATTAACAATGTTAAAAGCCCAGTATTTAGAGAAGTAAGAAGCTCCTTCTGCATAATCCCTAGCTATCAGCTGCATTTGACTGTTTTCATATTATTCTAAAcgaacctagctagctagctagctataccttcatttttttatcGGAGGTTTGTTGTCTTGACGCTAGACCTTTAAGCTATTTATACGACAAGAATGTTTTGGTTAGGATGAAAGGACAGCTATAAGATATTATTCTTGTTGGTAAGACTAATGCACCCTTTCGGCCTACTATTATTTGGTGCCTATCCATGTGCATCAGTTATAGCTAGACCGGTAGTACTCTTACTGGGAAAagaaatgcatgcatggtccGTGGTCGTCGATCGGCAATATTTAtttaaggttaaaaaaaaaaaaaaactggcgTTTTACATGATGTGATCATGTTTCTCTTGAATCAACAAAACATAAATGCATCTTCAAGCCCGAAACCCTTGCGTTGGAACTGGGATATATTGTAGAAGTTAGCTGGTGACGTTATAAAATGAGTTATTCCCATTGTTCAGTACTCTTCATATGATCACATCTTGGGATCGGAATTAATTGGGAATAAAATCCGGATTTATCACATCTTGTATCACAAGAGAATTACACTATAAGTGCAcctttctccatctctctctctctctctctctctctctctctctatatatatatatatatataagcctaCTGGACAGCTTGTATGCTTCGGATCTTCACACGTATGTATTTCCGAGTCAATCATATGATCGTATCAATGTCGACCATATGATCGATCAATATAAATCATGTATAAAATATTGCTTACAATagaaaattatgttatatatttatgttttattctGCAATAGTATTCATTATGAAACAAGCATAAAAAGTCTGACGCGAAAGAGGAACTTGGACTGAACCACAAGCCTTCgttaaaataaaggaaaataacaaagaaGAATATTGGTATACATCGGTGTACCCAACTTGTTGGGAAATTCTAagaaatatactatatatagctGACTCACTACTAGTAACCTTTTCCATGTGTTGGGTTTTGTTAGAGCATGGGGTCTACAAGCATGGAAATATCTTTTGACATTTTTGTGATGATTCGGCAAAtcttaagaaattttataaaatctggattatatttcttaaaaataaaaaataaagatgaaattttAGGCATTCTCAGTCTCTTTTATATCGAGGGCACCCGCAAACCACTTTCCTCTGAAGACATGATACACACATACAGGAGAGAGAAatctggagagagagagagagagagagagagagagagagagaggggagaggacGTTGAAGGAAGTTTATGGGTTTTCTACGGCAACTAGAGGAGGAATCCAAAGGGATCGCATTGATCCCAAGCTCGCGCACTCTCACAACTTCGGATCATGCTATCCCTTTGGATTCCTCCTTTGGTAGCTTCTAATTAGCAGTGCACTGTGCCGCAGCCTCTTGTCATGCATGAGTAATACCCCTATTTATCAGGTTAGCTCCTCACTCACGCCAAACTCCGTGGAGGAAAGCTCGCCATGTATTGAACTAACCCCTCTAATTCAAGTAAGTCGTCGATAACTCAAACCCTTTTGCTAAAAATTAGCCTTTTGTCCAGCTTTCTTACTCtgagaaactttattttttctttgtttacttAAGCCAAAGTATTCTTAAAAAATCGCTTACTTGCACGATCGCTTGCTAAAGATCCTATCTTCTTTTCAACAAATAGAGCCATCATTcataattgtttattttcttatggaAGAAATCATGGAAGTCATTattcaaaacccaaaataaTCTGGCTATGGATGTAATTATGGATCTGAGTTTAGAGGATTATGGCTCAACCCTAAAAAACGGAGATCCGCTCCGAGATACGCTCCCGAGTCTAAGATGTCAGCTAGCTCCAAGATCTGTTGTTGTTTAAAGttgtcacacacacacacacacacacactaattttacttatttaaatacAGATAGATGTATGTAAATGTTGTCTCTCCATCATTATcctaagttaaaaataaaaccaaagaaATACGTACGTGTTCCTTAATTTTAACTAAACAGCAGGCAAGAAAAACCGTAGTCTAAATCATCTCCCCATCAATAAAAGTTTGGTGAAAAACTGCAAGTTATCTCTGCTGAAACTTATAGATCTATCTATACACAGTTTATGATTTAGTGTTCCCTTTCTCCAAGGAATATCGTGTATGCAAGTGACGAAATAACTTTGGTTAAACCGTACTAATTAATCTTCAAGTCATGTGTAGACTATTGGCCGGGTACTTTTGTCTTTTGGTAaatcataactatatattatgtaactACATATATAGATTCAAACCTATTTAGTTgaatgggaaaagaaaatactaattaatttcACCACCTAGCTGTAATATGCTTCTGTTCACAGATGCCTTACAGGCGCAGATCAgtggaagctagctagctattattAGCAACACTGCAAATAAAACAGTGGCCGGCGGGTAATAAGGACATCAATTGCTAGATATATAACTGTCAATCAACCTCAATATTGTTGGAAACTTCTTGATAATTACAAGCTGCTTCCAACATTTTGATTTCACCTTTCAGAAAAGTAACTTTTTTCCAGGAAATGatgtaaacatatataataattgattGACTACCAAACGTTTGTTTTCTAGTTTCCACCAAAACCTAGGTAGCAATTAGTTCTGCTGACATTATTTTCGGCTTGACCTAACAGTTTCTAAGAGTTAAGAGTGACTTCATGGATGAAAGGTAATAGAACAGATCATCATCCTAGTCACAGTAGTACCCTGTGGTGGCCCTGAGTCAAGAACCCCAGATCACATGCTTTTAGGGACTTTAATTAGAATCCAAGGTGGTGAACGATCATATTTGAGGACCTCTTTTTTTGCCTAGTACTTTGGTCCTCGCATTGAAAACTGACCCAAAGGCAAAGGAATCATGTACGTACATATGATGAGATCCTAAAAAAAAAGTcctttttaagtattaaattagTGCCTGCTTTGCTCTAGTTGTCTTGGCACATGAAACCCATTAACACTCTTAAATCCGTCACGCCATATATTGATATCTCCCTTTTCACGTGGCACCAACCTTCTACAGTACTGTCCTTTCACTGTCCTACTTCCCAGGGATCGATGTTGTACCTCTGATCAAGATCAATATGATCTATACCGATACCGTCAAGTTATAAGAAACGATCGACGCACACAAGCAATGGAATGGACCTCCATAATTATAAATTACCCTTCAATACACAAGAAATCTTACAATTTCACGAATTCCTTTTACGTACCGAGGTTTTTGTGTAGCTAGGCTAGCTAGCAAATTACTTGCTTAAATTCTGGCCAGAATGAATAACGAAACGTACGGTACTATTACCTCCTTTACCTTAGATATCTTCTGCTGTATGAGTATATTTTGGCTGTTTAAGTACTATGACTCAAAATCACCTTAGATCTAGCTAGTTATACTCGTGGTTCATTCATTAGGGGctaggtacgtacgtagttaTATATGCCAGGTTTAGAGGTTTAGAGCATGAGAAATTATTAGCCTTCCGTCTTGATGATCTTAGGTCATGATTGGAGGCTAAGCCGGAAAATTATTATGTATATGCAACGCTCAAAACTTTTTATGCATCGTTTTCGTCATTAATCCAATTGCTgtccaaataattttttgcaTCTATTTAGTTTCCTTTGATGTCGTGCGAAGTAGAGTTTAAACCGTAAATATATATCACACGTACTCAACCAATACATGAGGTCGTCTAATGACACATCACTAAACGTCAATAACTATACAGATTACAGATAAATTGCGATCAAACTTGTGTCGAATTTTTCATAAACCTAGAAAGCAAATAAAGAAACTTCATGACTTCGGAAGCCTCTTAAATGCATGGAATTATATACAGTTGACATTCTGCTAGCTAGGTGATGGGATACTAAGCTCGGATTGAAGAATTGTTGGACATGACTGCATGGAACGCACAAATTTCTTCGAACTTCGTCCAAATTTTTCTGTACATGTTGACTTCATGTACAGATCaggttcttaaaataattaggaCACAGATATTATCTCTTTCGTGTTCGTCAAAAGATTGTATGACCTTGCCTGGGAAGTGGGAACACAAAACCACTGACCCCAATTCAACACCCACAACCGCCTCCTTCCTTTTCTCTTACCCCTACCCATTTCTGTTCTTTGTCTAAAACTGCATTTTTGTCAAAACTCACTTTGTAACCATTTATGGAAGATGTGGAGgatgtgatttattttttccttccccAAATATTTTAGGAGGGCCCATTATCTTATCTGGGCGATTTGACTGATCAAGATCGTTACGTCGACGTTACATTTTAGTTCATTACACAAAGATAGATCAGTTTAAGTTAACCCAAAAAGAAGAAGTTTCACCACCTAATTATATACACTGCCAAATATTCCTTGGCAATATTTCCGTATTAGATGATTTCCATTAATTAAGGGCATTAATATGCAGGACTTACAATGCATGGGGATATGATCTGTTGAACCCCGATGTCAATTTTCAATTAGAAAAAGGCTGAGTCAGCCAAAGTGTGTGGAATTAGTTGGTATGGTACAATAATCCCCAATTTTATGGTGCGTGCACCATTTgtcaaaaggaaagaaatgtaCTCATGTCTAGTGTTTTTCCTAAGTTGGAACACAATCTACAATATAGGGCACGCTACACCATAATTATAACGTAATCTGACCAGCTTAGCTACCGTGTCTACATATATACCTTCTTTTCAAGGGAAATGATGAGGGTGTTGTGGGATCAACTGCACGCCCACGGTCAGAGACTCAGCGCTAATGAAGCCCCACCTCCCATGAAGATGTCTCATGTCTGTAAGATCACCCCAAGATTCAGATCTTCATGGTTTTCtagaaattcaaaactttttccCACCCATGTTTTGGTTTCATCACATCCTTTTtcgtgctatatatatacatctagCTACCATGTCTGTAGTAGTGATGTTCGTGTCATATTCGGCGTGGGTTGGCTGGGTGGCGATTCTAGAGTTGAGGGCACTGTGCTATGGTCCTGGAGTAGTCTACTAGTGCTGTTGCAGTGGCATCGGTTTTGAAATACTGCAATATGTATAATCATTACTTACAAGAATTAGCTGAGCTACAAATTAAGTATTGTGACCACTATCGCCGAAGCTATAAGCTATTGATGCACCTACAAAAGTAACAAAACCATTCAGGATCATCTAGATTCGATATATTTGATATACAAAGAAAGATCATATAGAGTGCATGGATATATGAGAACTTTCAAGCTAGCTAACTCTATGCATGGCAGCAAGCGCGCAGTAGCTGGTTTGCAGTGAATATTGCATTAAGCTGGTGGCTAAAGGACAGCAGTATGCTGGAGTACTAGCACTAGTTGGGGTTAGACGACGACGTAGCAAGCGTGAGAAAGATTTGTTGAGTGATGGGATCTACGATACTATTTTCCTGTTTGTTCAATATAGGCCGATAGGCATGCATGCACTAACAAGTAAAATGCTTTCTTCACTGTCATAAAATTCCTTGAAACGACATCTCCTTTCCCCCAGAAAAGGGAAGCAAATAATCATTTGAAAAGCTTGTGCCCATGTCTTTGACAATAGTAATTACGTAGGTCAATTATTATGATCACAAGCAGATTCTTAACGTGCGTCGCGCGAGATAATTTGTCTTTACTGCACAAGTCCCCAATATATAGGAactgcaattttctttttcgccattttttcctatatatagtCTTCAGCTAGAAGAATATCATGATCTTTAGgtaaaaattaattgagtttCGAAACTAGTTAAATATGATCATTAGCGAAAATAAAAGCGCATAAATATTGGCAAATTCCACGCGACCAAATGCATtgactgagagtgagagaggaccAACAGGGAAGGAGTAGTACTAGCATGGAACTAGTTCGATTTTTGGGCTAATTAACATCTGCATGGTATGAAAAGGCCAGGTGCTATTAAAGCATGGATGGATGCCCCCCGGCCCCCCTCCCCGACCCGGCCAACTTTATCACGCCACCAACAGGCAACATATGAAATAGTATTGTCACTGGAATCATGGATATATAACTTTTGCCATCCAAGGGCATTGAAAAATCATCACATAGTTCCAAATTCATGCTGCTGGAAATGATTTTCAACCTGCAAAGGGGGACCCAGATGCCTGGCTTGTATGCACACCTTGCGTGCAGCAGATGCAAGGTCTTGTCTACTCGGCttccattttcttaattatcgAGCTTAATTCATGTTTACGACATTATACATGATACTATATGCCCGCTTGCAACAAATGCAATACACCTGTACGTGTCTCTAACCAATTATCACCCTAAATTCTCACTTTAATTTCGACTAAATTGATCGACCAGGGACCAAGTTGTAGTAATTCAGTTCAACAGAAACTGAACCTATTAGATGCGGTCATGTGTCCCATAACAGTACATGAAGAATATATATCTCTCAGCCGTACTTTTGTGTCTTGTAAAAATCAGGCATCTATTTGTGGCAAACCATTTGGATGAGGTGCTTATTTTGTTGGTATCCCTAGATTAAGGTTAGCGGGTTTTTCTTTCTGTTCTTTCAATTCATTTTGATCAAATTTAGGGTGATATGTAATTCCAAGTATTTAGTTATAACTACAGTTTTTTTCTGCCAGAAATAAgagttatcatttattttaaaataaaaaaaaggtgcttattttgtttgaattgtCTTTTTCCTTAAATACTTTCGGgcctatttgtttattatgtcTTTACAATTGGGCTGAAACCCGCCCCGCCTTGCCCCATGATCTGGTTTTTCTTCTGCGAATTGCGATAGCTTCAAAACTCAAGAGGGTCGGAAATCAGACCAGGCATCGCTGAACTGACAGAATCTTCTTCTGCAAATTATGGCTGAAGTTTTCGTTTTCAGAAACATCtcctccttttctctctctgttctctATGCcctatttctaatttcaaatccctcttcctctctctcattcactCGAACCCTACCAAACAGCCCCAACTTCGATTCCGAAACTGCCCTCTTCGGCGACGCCTGGTTGATCAACGTCGACAACGGCCCGCCTTGCGTGGAACTCACGCGGCCATCAACCTCGAGCACCGGGCTTCTCATGCGGACAGAACCGTTCAAGTTCCTGGATGCAAAAAAGCCGACCTCTTTCTCTACGGAGTTCTCGTTCTCGATCTCCCCTGGTAAAAGTAGCGATGAGGGTAATGGGGACGGCATTGTTTTCATTTTCGTACCCGGAGAATCATGGTCAAAATGGTCGATGGTTGAAGGAGGCTCATTCGCGCTCTCCAAAGAAAACAGATTGACGGGCAATTTAGGTGACCAGCACGCCGATGACGTAGAAATCAGTTTGAACGACTTCGATTCCTCTTTGAACTTGGTGCTAAATAATGGAGACAAGTTCAAGTCTTGGATCGATTACGATGCGAGTTCGAAGAGACTGGAGGTTAGGCTGAGTAAATCCGGGGACGCGAGACCGTACAGTCCAATAATTTGGCGTGCGGTTGATTTGGCTGGAATGTTGGGGGACGAGGACGTGCGCGTGGGCATAGCTTCGCGGAACGGGAACTCGTCGCAGAGCGCGAGCGTATATTCGTGGAGCTTTAGGGTGCGAAAGTATCCGTATTCGATGCACTCGTTTCCGGTGGATCCGCAAGGATATGTAgtaaaggaggaggaggaggagcgcGGCGAGCGGGTGAGGAAGGTGAAGAGGAGTGGTTGTGTGCTGACAATGATGAGAGGGTTGATTTTGGCAACGGTGTTCGGGGCGTTGGTGACTTTTGGGGCTCTGTTTTTGTGGGGGATGCTTGTAAGTAGGCGCGAGGCTGGCTGTCCTGTCTACGCTGCCGATTTCGGGTACAAGAAGGTCGATGTAGTTGTTGAGGAAAATAGTGATGGGTTGAAGAAGAACGGGGATGAAACTAATGCATGAGGGACTACGGGCATTGCTGTGTGATtgtgtatttttgttgttatggaATTGTAGCTTGTGTTACCCTCTCTGCATGCTAGGTTACTTGGATGCAGCGAAGATATATCGCTGTTATAAATCGTTTGTAACATTTATAGCTTTGATGATTAGATTGTCTAGCATATCAAATTCTAAATCCGCATCTTTGTTTCTCCAAACTGCAGAATCCGTTTACCCTTCACCCTTGATTCATCACCATCACCCAATTACCAGCTTTATAgaaaagaaatgggagaaaaaaaattcttcccTCTTCTTTGGGCTGCGGTATTTGCTCTGATGAGGAGCAGAATCCTTCAATAAGCAGCCTTTGCTTTACCCGAAACATATATAGatgtgaaaaataaatggagaaTACGAACTGGAAGCGTAATGTGTCGCAAAACAAAATATGCTTCAGACGGGACGATGCATGCAAACTGGTATCCACTCTACACATCGCAAGCTTCTTTCCCAAAACTGAACCGGGGGGGCCTTTTAGATAAGCAACAGGTGTTGGTGCTATTGCCAACTTGGTTTCATTTATTCAAAAGGATCCTTGGGACACTTCCCTGCATTCAAACATTTTGGACACTCAGAGATATGTCTGGGTTGTATTATTCTGTGTAATCACCAGTACTCAATCTCAGTTCCCAATGAAAAACATACTGGGACTGGGAGGGACATCTTTCCCTCAGTGTTTCACGGGTCATATTTTTCTGCTAGTGAAATCTCTCTGACCCAATTAATTAACAACTCATACACGGTCATTTCTTTGATATGCAATTTTTACCACAGTAAgatcgctctctctctctctctctctctctccacaatttttttaaaaaaaaaactataggaTAGCGCCATATTTCAGGTTGCCAATCCACATTTTAGGAAAACAAGGCTTGCTGGTTCTCATATTACAGCTGGTTTACACAATAATTCTCCAACTGGTTACTGCTATATATCACACTGAAGGGATTCATTCCCTGCTTAAATTTGTCTTAAAAGATACCATTTAAACACCAACAGCATAATCTTACTCACTCGGGAAAATCAGAATGGTGCAGAAAAAATCCAAGCCATACTGGTCACTAATgttaatgaaagataaaaaataaaaataaaaaaattatcgtGAACATATGATACAAGTCTGCTTGTTTAAGAGATATCAGTTTCTCAActttcagaaaataatttatagccCATTTGAATTAGACAAATTAGACAATCAATAGAAACtctgttttcataaaaaaatgaacatcTTTGTCACTTCAATAGTAACCTAATGGTGAAAATTTGCTCTTGTCATACTTAAACATAACAAATCCAAACCATCACtaaagaaatacaaaattctaCCTAGAGTGGTATCATCCAGATACCAATTTCACCACGATGAAGATGAAGTTTAGCAATATGAGAGGAACTCTTAGGTACTGGGTTGCATAAATAAGACCGATAAGCTGCCCCTTAAATGATTTTGTCTTGCCCCCTGAGAATTCTGAGAAGCTCCATCCTCTAGGTGCCAGGAAGCGGTCCTCATTTAATATTGCCAATGCATTAGCAAGTAGTAGGCAACCCTCCAATAGTGTCCACAAACCCATTTTCCTGCATGATAAAGAATTTTACATCCAAAACCTtaggttgtatttggatgttgaactgagttgagttgagatgaaagttgaaaattgaataaaatattattagaatattattttttaatattattattattttgagatttgaaaaaattgaattgtttattatattttgtgttgaaatttgagaaaattgtaatgattagataaaatgagttgagatggatttggAATCCAAACTGGCCCTAATGCACTTCAATTTGAAGGTAGTCGTCACCCCACCCTCCCTACCTATTGTGTATATAAAACTGCTAGAGAAGACCGTGTCAAAATATCATCTCCGCATCTCTAGGACAGAAATGGCAGAAGGAAACAAATGCCAATTAACTGTCGACTTTGATAACGCAATCTTTATTTTTGATAGGTTAACGACACAAATCTTTATAAGTAATATACGTGGATGATTTCCAAGTACCATAGTGCAACTTTAACCAAAAGCTATTGGGACATTTCAGTCTGGACTACGG
This window of the Juglans regia cultivar Chandler chromosome 12, Walnut 2.0, whole genome shotgun sequence genome carries:
- the LOC108983360 gene encoding lectin-like protein At1g53070 — its product is MAEVFVFRNISSFSLSVLYALFLISNPSSSLSFTRTLPNSPNFDSETALFGDAWLINVDNGPPCVELTRPSTSSTGLLMRTEPFKFLDAKKPTSFSTEFSFSISPGKSSDEGNGDGIVFIFVPGESWSKWSMVEGGSFALSKENRLTGNLGDQHADDVEISLNDFDSSLNLVLNNGDKFKSWIDYDASSKRLEVRLSKSGDARPYSPIIWRAVDLAGMLGDEDVRVGIASRNGNSSQSASVYSWSFRVRKYPYSMHSFPVDPQGYVVKEEEEERGERVRKVKRSGCVLTMMRGLILATVFGALVTFGALFLWGMLVSRREAGCPVYAADFGYKKVDVVVEENSDGLKKNGDETNA
- the LOC109019865 gene encoding immediate early response 3-interacting protein 1-like; protein product: MGLWTLLEGCLLLANALAILNEDRFLAPRGWSFSEFSGGKTKSFKGQLIGLIYATQYLRVPLILLNFIFIVVKLVSG